The following are encoded together in the Raineyella sp. LH-20 genome:
- a CDS encoding ABC transporter substrate-binding protein/permease, whose translation MRHLFDRHRRAPAVVALTAMLLLLAAPFARAATPAPNPNNKPAQGRHYVIGTDTTFAPFEFRSESGEMVGIDMDLLRAIAKDQGFTVDIRSLGFDAAVQALQSRQVDAVMAGMSITDARKQVFDFSDPYYDSGVQFAASKSSSVASMEDLRGKRVAVKTGTAGADYAESVKAQYGFTTVAFGQTADMVNDVSAGSSAAYVDDFPVVAYSIQQGAPMKLIGDKAPAGSYGVGVNKGTDPELIEAFNQGLANVRANGQYDQILAKYLGEQGATERSGFFTLLADTFPTLMKGLGITVAAAAFSLVIAMVLGIVFGFLKVSGNAVLSGLASVYVWIFRGTPVLVQVFFFYFGIPAVTGVTLTALTAGVMTLSLNAGAYMTEIVRGGIQGVDRGQMEAARSLGLPYLKSMRKVVLPQAIKIMTPSFINQFIITLKDTSLLAVIGLAELTYMGQQIIARNFRSFEMWLIIGVIYFIVIGLLTVASNQVDKRFNK comes from the coding sequence ATGCGACATCTCTTCGATCGGCATCGTCGTGCCCCGGCCGTTGTGGCCCTGACGGCGATGCTGCTCCTGCTCGCCGCGCCGTTCGCGCGAGCGGCGACGCCCGCACCGAACCCGAACAACAAGCCGGCGCAGGGCAGGCACTACGTGATCGGCACCGACACGACCTTCGCCCCCTTCGAGTTCCGCTCGGAAAGCGGCGAGATGGTCGGGATCGACATGGACCTGCTCCGCGCCATCGCCAAGGACCAGGGGTTCACCGTCGACATCCGGTCCCTGGGCTTCGATGCCGCGGTGCAGGCGCTGCAGTCCCGTCAGGTGGATGCCGTGATGGCCGGCATGTCGATCACCGATGCCCGCAAGCAGGTCTTCGACTTCTCCGATCCGTACTACGACTCGGGCGTCCAGTTCGCGGCGTCGAAGTCCTCGTCGGTGGCTTCCATGGAGGATCTGCGCGGCAAGCGGGTCGCGGTCAAGACCGGCACCGCGGGGGCCGACTACGCCGAGTCGGTGAAGGCACAGTACGGCTTCACCACGGTGGCGTTCGGCCAGACCGCCGACATGGTCAACGACGTGAGCGCCGGCAGCTCGGCCGCGTACGTCGACGACTTTCCGGTGGTCGCCTACTCGATCCAGCAGGGTGCGCCGATGAAGCTGATCGGTGACAAGGCGCCCGCCGGCTCGTACGGTGTGGGCGTCAACAAGGGGACCGACCCTGAGCTGATCGAGGCCTTCAATCAGGGTCTGGCGAACGTCCGGGCCAACGGCCAGTACGACCAGATCCTCGCAAAGTACCTCGGCGAACAGGGTGCCACCGAGCGTTCCGGGTTCTTCACCCTGCTCGCCGACACGTTCCCGACCCTGATGAAGGGTCTCGGGATCACCGTCGCCGCTGCTGCCTTCTCCCTCGTCATCGCGATGGTGCTCGGCATCGTCTTCGGCTTCCTGAAGGTCTCCGGCAACGCGGTGCTCTCCGGTCTCGCCTCGGTCTACGTCTGGATCTTCCGGGGCACCCCGGTGCTGGTCCAGGTGTTCTTCTTCTACTTCGGCATCCCGGCGGTCACCGGGGTGACGCTCACCGCGCTCACCGCCGGTGTGATGACGCTGAGCCTCAACGCCGGTGCGTACATGACCGAGATCGTCCGCGGCGGCATCCAGGGCGTCGACCGCGGCCAGATGGAGGCGGCCAGGTCGCTCGGCCTGCCGTACCTGAAGTCGATGCGCAAGGTGGTCCTGCCGCAGGCGATCAAGATCATGACGCCCTCGTTCATCAACCAGTTCATCATCACCCTGAAGGACACCTCGCTGCTGGCGGTGATCGGCCTCGCCGAGCTCACCTACATGGGCCAGCAGATCATCGCGCGCAACTTCCGCTCGTTCGAGATGTGGCTGATCATCGGCGTCATCTACTTCATCGTGATCGGTCTGCTGACGGTCGCGTCCAACCAGGTCGACAAGAGGTTCAACAAGTGA
- a CDS encoding AI-2E family transporter, protein MPEPPDAIDRQRGGPAGGGTGSGEVGSAASVPGPIRVAASWIWRLLLIGVGIFALGNLLRYFSGLTVPLAVALLLAALLTPAKAWLVRRGMPQALAAALTLVVGLVVVLAVLSGIVLQVVGQGPTLVSSSQAGVMKLIDWLSNGPLQLAPEQVQGAIGQMSTQIPQRLEGWAGQILGVAAGVGSSVASFFAGMFTALFALFFFLYSGRFLWASCLRIVPKRARPAIDRGATLGWRALMDYVRSTVLVAAVDGIGIMIGAFALQVPMAGAIGALTFLAAFVPIVGAVVAGAIGVLIALVTKGWVAALIMLGVVIVIQQLEGNVLQPFLMGKAVSLHPLAILLGISIGVTLGGIAGAVVAVPVVAFVKAFSDSLGARDWLRLAPAADLRLGRHDIVASNALGGGTEETLRRQLDPTAPTTADLERRQRRSRRTPKD, encoded by the coding sequence GTGCCCGAGCCACCGGACGCCATCGACCGGCAGCGCGGTGGGCCGGCGGGGGGCGGCACGGGATCGGGTGAGGTGGGATCGGCAGCCTCCGTGCCCGGCCCGATCAGGGTCGCGGCATCGTGGATCTGGCGGCTGTTGCTGATCGGTGTCGGGATCTTCGCGCTGGGCAATCTGCTGCGCTACTTCTCGGGCCTCACCGTTCCGCTGGCGGTCGCCCTGCTGCTCGCCGCGCTGCTCACCCCGGCGAAGGCCTGGCTGGTGCGCCGCGGCATGCCCCAGGCGTTGGCGGCGGCGCTCACCCTGGTGGTCGGCCTGGTGGTCGTCCTGGCGGTGCTGTCGGGGATCGTCCTGCAGGTGGTCGGCCAGGGGCCCACTCTGGTGAGTTCCTCCCAGGCCGGCGTGATGAAGCTGATCGACTGGCTGAGCAACGGCCCGTTGCAGCTCGCCCCGGAGCAGGTCCAGGGTGCGATCGGCCAGATGTCGACGCAGATCCCGCAGCGGCTCGAGGGGTGGGCGGGCCAGATCCTCGGCGTCGCGGCCGGCGTCGGCTCGTCGGTGGCCAGCTTCTTCGCCGGGATGTTCACCGCCCTGTTCGCGCTGTTCTTCTTCCTCTACAGTGGCCGGTTCCTGTGGGCCTCCTGCCTGCGGATCGTGCCGAAGCGGGCCCGCCCGGCGATCGACCGCGGTGCCACCCTGGGCTGGCGAGCACTGATGGACTACGTACGGTCGACCGTCCTGGTGGCCGCCGTCGACGGCATCGGCATCATGATCGGGGCCTTCGCCCTGCAGGTGCCGATGGCCGGAGCGATCGGTGCGTTGACCTTCCTGGCAGCCTTCGTGCCGATCGTCGGTGCCGTTGTCGCCGGGGCGATCGGCGTGCTCATCGCGCTGGTCACCAAGGGCTGGGTCGCCGCGCTGATCATGCTCGGCGTGGTGATCGTGATCCAGCAGCTGGAGGGGAACGTGCTCCAGCCCTTCCTGATGGGCAAGGCCGTGTCGCTGCATCCGCTGGCCATCCTGCTGGGCATCAGCATCGGCGTCACCCTCGGCGGGATCGCCGGTGCGGTGGTGGCCGTGCCGGTGGTCGCGTTCGTCAAGGCCTTCTCCGACTCGTTGGGCGCACGCGACTGGTTGCGGCTGGCACCTGCTGCCGATCTGAGGCTGGGGCGTCACGACATCGTGGCCAGTAACGCCCTGGGCGGGGGCACCGAGGAGACGCTGCGGCGGCAGCTGGATCCGACCGCCCCCACCACCGCCGACCTCGAGCGCCGGCAGCGTCGGTCGCGGCGGACGCCGAAGGACTGA
- the mca gene encoding mycothiol conjugate amidase Mca translates to MSTRQEPHEDHPSVGGWSPAQRVDALGQRLRLLHVHAHPDDESSKGAATTARYEAEGVDVVVVTCTGGEMGDVLNPAMDRPEIVADLAEVRRREMDAARDILGIDQIWLGYHDSGLPEGDPLPPLPEGTFATLDPAEAARPLVGIIRRLRPHVVTTYDENGGYPHPDHIQTHRVAMEAVRQAADESLHPELGPAWQVPKVYYQMTLTAGRWRALNDAMKAHGLEGAYDERLTHRPVDEAYQRRITTRVPCADYFEVRNRALLAHATQIDPDGMWFACPLEIEKEAWPTEDYELVINHTDATVPEDDLFAGIAAPHPTVR, encoded by the coding sequence ATGAGCACACGGCAGGAACCGCACGAGGACCATCCGAGCGTCGGAGGGTGGAGTCCTGCGCAGCGGGTCGACGCGCTCGGCCAGCGGCTGCGCCTGCTGCATGTCCATGCCCACCCCGATGACGAGTCCAGCAAGGGTGCCGCGACGACGGCCCGCTACGAGGCCGAGGGCGTCGACGTCGTCGTGGTGACCTGCACCGGCGGGGAGATGGGCGACGTCCTCAACCCGGCGATGGACCGCCCCGAGATCGTCGCGGACCTGGCCGAGGTGCGACGCCGCGAGATGGATGCGGCCCGCGACATCCTGGGGATCGACCAGATCTGGCTCGGTTACCACGACTCCGGACTGCCCGAGGGCGATCCGCTGCCGCCGCTGCCGGAGGGGACGTTCGCGACCCTCGACCCTGCCGAGGCGGCTCGGCCGCTGGTCGGGATCATCCGGCGGCTCCGCCCGCACGTCGTCACCACGTACGACGAGAACGGCGGCTATCCGCATCCGGACCACATCCAGACCCACCGGGTGGCGATGGAGGCGGTCCGGCAGGCGGCCGATGAGTCGCTGCACCCCGAGCTGGGCCCGGCCTGGCAGGTGCCGAAGGTCTACTACCAGATGACCCTCACCGCGGGCCGTTGGCGGGCGCTGAACGACGCGATGAAGGCGCACGGCCTGGAGGGGGCGTACGACGAGCGGCTCACTCATCGCCCCGTGGACGAGGCCTACCAGCGGCGCATCACCACCCGGGTGCCCTGCGCCGACTACTTCGAGGTGCGCAACCGGGCGCTGCTCGCCCACGCCACCCAGATCGACCCCGACGGGATGTGGTTCGCCTGCCCGCTGGAGATTGAGAAGGAGGCGTGGCCGACCGAGGACTACGAGCTGGTGATCAACCACACCGACGCCACTGTGCCGGAGGATGACCTGTTCGCCGGGATCGCGGCGCCTCACCCGACCGTCCGCTAG
- a CDS encoding uracil-DNA glycosylase, which translates to MTRLPLHDLVAPDWAEVLAPVEPVVARMGDFLRAEMAEGRGYLPAGDRVLRAFSRPLADVRVLIVGQDPYPTPGHPVGLSFSVAPDVSPLPASLRNIYAELQADLGIAPAPNGDLTGWFEQGVLLLNRCLTVQPGKPASHRGKGWEEVTETAIRALARRGGPLVAILWGRDARNLAPLLTPVPVIESAHPSPLSARNGFFGSRPFSRANALLAEQGGTPVDWDLRHRS; encoded by the coding sequence ATGACCCGTCTTCCGCTCCACGACCTGGTGGCACCCGACTGGGCCGAGGTGCTGGCCCCGGTGGAACCGGTGGTGGCCCGGATGGGTGACTTCCTGCGCGCCGAGATGGCCGAAGGACGTGGCTACCTGCCGGCGGGCGACCGGGTGCTGCGCGCGTTCAGCCGCCCACTGGCGGACGTCCGGGTGCTGATCGTCGGCCAGGACCCGTACCCCACGCCGGGCCATCCGGTGGGGCTGAGCTTCTCGGTGGCCCCCGACGTGTCGCCGCTGCCGGCGAGCCTGCGCAACATCTACGCCGAGTTGCAGGCCGACCTCGGCATCGCGCCCGCCCCGAACGGGGACCTCACCGGCTGGTTCGAGCAGGGCGTGCTGCTGCTCAACCGGTGCCTGACCGTCCAGCCCGGCAAGCCCGCCTCGCACCGCGGCAAGGGCTGGGAGGAGGTCACCGAGACGGCGATCCGGGCCCTCGCCCGGCGCGGCGGACCGCTGGTGGCCATCCTGTGGGGGCGCGACGCCCGTAACCTGGCGCCGCTGCTGACGCCTGTGCCGGTGATCGAGAGCGCCCATCCCTCACCGCTCAGCGCCCGGAACGGCTTCTTCGGGTCCCGGCCGTTCAGCCGGGCCAACGCCCTGCTGGCGGAGCAGGGCGGCACGCCGGTCGACTGGGACCTGCGGCACCGCTCCTGA
- a CDS encoding DUF4307 domain-containing protein has translation MARTSIRALTDDPADIARIARRYPGGAGRATLLRVVIAVAVVVALGWYLQLALHNSQRPPVEATLTAHWVIDDQQAGFTLQVARTDPHRAAVCTVRAQAQNYEHIGDAEITVPPADQEVVTVDGTLRTVRRADAISVAGCRLA, from the coding sequence GTGGCACGTACGAGCATCCGGGCACTGACCGACGACCCCGCCGACATCGCCCGGATCGCGCGCCGCTATCCGGGCGGGGCCGGCCGGGCCACCCTGCTCCGCGTGGTGATCGCCGTCGCGGTCGTGGTGGCGCTGGGGTGGTACCTGCAGCTGGCCCTCCACAATTCCCAGCGACCGCCGGTGGAGGCGACACTGACCGCACACTGGGTGATCGACGACCAACAGGCCGGTTTCACGCTGCAGGTCGCCCGGACCGATCCGCATCGCGCCGCGGTCTGCACGGTGCGCGCCCAGGCACAGAACTACGAGCACATCGGCGACGCCGAGATCACCGTCCCCCCCGCCGACCAGGAAGTGGTCACCGTCGACGGCACCCTGCGGACCGTACGCCGGGCCGACGCGATCTCGGTGGCGGGCTGTCGACTGGCCTGA
- a CDS encoding amino acid ABC transporter ATP-binding protein, with product MIVVTDLAKSFGDNHVLHDIDLTIKEGEVVAIIGPSGAGKSTFLRCLNKLEDVTSGHVLVNGHDLTLKATDLDVVRQDIGMVFQHFNLFPHMSVLENVMLAPVELRRAGREEARGQAMELLARVGLSEKADARPGQLSGGQKQRVAIARALAMRPDIMLFDEATSALDPEMVGEVLAVIRDLADQGMTMVLVTHEMGFAREVADRVVFMADGVIKEQGTPEDIFDRPQDPRTRDFLSKVL from the coding sequence ATCATCGTCGTCACCGACCTCGCCAAGTCCTTCGGTGACAACCACGTCCTCCACGACATCGATCTGACGATCAAGGAGGGCGAGGTCGTCGCGATCATCGGCCCCTCGGGCGCCGGGAAGTCCACCTTCCTGCGCTGCCTGAACAAGCTGGAGGACGTCACCTCCGGCCACGTCCTCGTCAACGGCCACGACTTGACCCTGAAGGCCACCGATCTCGACGTCGTACGGCAGGACATCGGCATGGTGTTCCAGCACTTCAACCTGTTCCCGCACATGTCCGTGCTGGAGAACGTGATGCTGGCCCCGGTCGAGCTGCGCCGGGCCGGTCGTGAGGAGGCCCGCGGCCAGGCGATGGAGCTGCTGGCCAGGGTCGGACTGAGCGAGAAGGCCGACGCTCGCCCCGGCCAGTTGTCCGGCGGCCAGAAGCAGCGGGTGGCGATCGCCAGGGCGCTGGCGATGCGGCCCGACATCATGCTCTTCGACGAGGCCACCAGCGCGCTGGACCCGGAGATGGTCGGTGAGGTGCTGGCGGTCATCCGGGATCTGGCCGATCAGGGCATGACGATGGTCCTGGTGACCCACGAGATGGGCTTCGCCCGTGAGGTGGCCGACCGGGTGGTCTTCATGGCCGACGGAGTCATCAAGGAGCAGGGCACCCCGGAGGACATTTTCGACCGGCCGCAGGACCCGCGGACCCGCGACTTCCTCAGCAAGGTGCTCTGA
- a CDS encoding MFS transporter has product MTPPTFAPRTGAGRLPADVYVLAVISFFVAVGFGVVIPVLPVFARSFGVGQVETGFVVSAFAVMRLVTSPFTGRMIGRAGERTVLAVGILIVAASSAAMGAAQSYEQLLLFRAAGGIGSSMFTVSAMTLLIRSVPDSHRGRATGTFQTGFLIGNMAGPALGGLLAAVSIRAPFYFYAATLVAAALVGLLRLRGPRPTTDPDGAPGTARSDSRPFRQILADSRYQAALVCNFANGWSSLGIRSSLTPVLVVEVLHRDPVWTGLAIAVASVVQTVALRPAGRFVDRVGRRPAMIAGSIIAAVAMLAVAFVPDIWTLILVLCVNALAVSLMGTAPAATVGDIAGPRSGTPVAVFSMASDTGQILGPVLAGVIADRAGIPFAYVTATLLMGLAALASVRMPRRTPTAPPKETVR; this is encoded by the coding sequence GTGACCCCTCCCACCTTTGCACCGCGCACCGGCGCCGGCCGCCTGCCGGCCGACGTGTACGTGCTTGCGGTCATCTCCTTCTTCGTGGCGGTCGGTTTCGGGGTCGTCATCCCAGTCCTGCCGGTGTTCGCCCGGTCCTTCGGCGTCGGTCAGGTGGAGACCGGGTTCGTCGTCTCGGCCTTCGCGGTGATGCGCCTGGTCACCAGCCCGTTCACCGGCCGGATGATCGGACGTGCCGGCGAACGGACCGTCCTCGCGGTCGGCATCCTCATCGTGGCGGCCTCGAGCGCGGCGATGGGCGCCGCCCAGTCGTACGAACAACTCCTGTTGTTCCGGGCGGCCGGGGGCATCGGCTCCTCGATGTTCACCGTCTCCGCGATGACCCTGCTGATCCGCTCGGTGCCGGACTCCCACCGCGGCCGGGCGACCGGCACCTTCCAGACCGGCTTCCTGATCGGCAACATGGCCGGCCCGGCGCTGGGCGGCCTGCTCGCGGCAGTCTCGATCCGTGCCCCGTTCTACTTCTATGCCGCCACCCTGGTCGCCGCTGCGCTCGTCGGTCTGCTCCGGCTGCGCGGTCCACGGCCGACGACGGACCCCGACGGCGCCCCCGGGACGGCGCGGTCGGACAGTCGGCCGTTCCGGCAGATCCTCGCCGACTCGCGCTACCAGGCCGCCTTGGTGTGCAACTTCGCGAACGGCTGGAGCTCGCTCGGGATCCGCAGTTCCCTCACTCCGGTGCTGGTCGTCGAGGTGCTGCATCGCGATCCGGTCTGGACCGGTCTGGCGATCGCGGTCGCCTCGGTCGTCCAGACCGTCGCGCTGCGGCCGGCCGGCCGGTTCGTCGACCGGGTGGGCCGGCGCCCGGCGATGATCGCCGGCAGCATCATCGCTGCGGTGGCGATGCTGGCGGTGGCGTTCGTCCCCGACATCTGGACCCTGATCCTCGTGCTGTGCGTCAATGCGCTGGCGGTGTCCTTGATGGGGACCGCGCCCGCCGCGACGGTCGGTGACATCGCCGGACCCCGCTCCGGGACGCCGGTCGCGGTCTTCTCGATGGCCTCCGACACCGGTCAGATCCTCGGCCCGGTGCTCGCCGGAGTCATCGCCGACCGAGCCGGCATCCCGTTCGCGTACGTCACGGCTACCCTGCTGATGGGCCTGGCGGCGCTCGCCTCCGTACGGATGCCGCGCCGGACCCCGACCGCGCCCCCGAAGGAGACCGTACGATGA
- the greA gene encoding transcription elongation factor GreA yields MAENLTDTVFLTQAAYDKLTADLEALKGNREAISKKIAQAREEGDLSENAGYHAAREEQGQQEAKITEIEHILRTAQVGEGPADTDVVGVGTVVTIAWDGDEDDTESFFLGSRENAQLDPSLSDTDVYSPQSPIGQAVLGAAVGQAVQFDTPTGAIASVTILNIEAH; encoded by the coding sequence ATGGCAGAGAACCTTACCGACACCGTGTTCCTGACCCAGGCGGCCTACGACAAGCTCACCGCCGACCTGGAGGCACTGAAGGGCAACCGGGAGGCGATCTCGAAGAAGATCGCCCAGGCCCGCGAAGAGGGCGACCTCTCCGAGAACGCCGGCTATCACGCCGCGCGTGAGGAGCAGGGCCAGCAGGAGGCGAAGATCACCGAGATCGAGCACATCCTGCGCACCGCCCAGGTGGGCGAGGGCCCCGCGGACACGGATGTGGTGGGCGTCGGCACCGTCGTGACGATCGCCTGGGACGGCGACGAGGACGACACAGAGTCGTTCTTCCTGGGGTCGCGCGAGAACGCACAGCTGGATCCCTCGCTGTCCGACACCGATGTCTACAGCCCGCAGTCCCCGATCGGCCAGGCCGTCCTCGGCGCGGCGGTCGGGCAGGCGGTCCAGTTCGACACCCCCACAGGCGCCATCGCGAGCGTCACCATCCTCAACATCGAAGCGCACTGA